One Gammaproteobacteria bacterium genomic region harbors:
- a CDS encoding PIN domain-containing protein, translating into MLESAYGYRRQLIAEVLERIIRTAQFRIEDTQSAATALRNYRGTAADFADCLLIETNKRHGCPETVTFDKSAGALDGARLLVQG; encoded by the coding sequence GTGCTGGAAAGTGCCTATGGATACCGGCGGCAGTTGATCGCGGAGGTTCTGGAGCGAATTATCCGCACGGCTCAATTCAGGATTGAGGACACGCAATCAGCCGCGACAGCCCTGCGCAACTACCGAGGTACAGCCGCCGACTTTGCTGATTGTTTGCTGATCGAAACGAACAAGCGGCATGGTTGTCCCGAGACGGTAACCTTTGACAAAAGCGCAGGCGCACTGGATGGCGCAAGACTGCTTGTTCAAGGCTAA